Proteins co-encoded in one Ictalurus furcatus strain D&B chromosome 9, Billie_1.0, whole genome shotgun sequence genomic window:
- the reep3a gene encoding receptor expression-enhancing protein 3a, producing MVSWIISRVVVLLFGTLYPAYYSYKAVKTKSVKEYVRWMMYWIVFALYTVAETIADLSIAWFPLYYELKMCVVIWLVSPYTRGAGLIFRKFLHPLLASREREIDDYIVQAKEKSYETMVNLGRQSLSVAASVAVTAAVKGQGAISERLRSFSIPDLTQVPSSQSAFAKPAQLGIESEDPSTQGSEYKQAGHREEVDGTCSEDDSSLPKGLRRTQSVKMSRAKVVRKESRYSSLKIKTRRRPVIAANTFEQP from the exons GCTTCTCTTTGGCACACTTTATCCAGCATATTACTCCTACAAAGCAGTCAAGACCAAGTCTGTGAAAGAATAC GTGCGGTGGATGATGTATTGGATTGTGTTTGCTCTTTATACCGTAGCAGAGACGATCGCAGACCTCTCCATAGCATG GTTTCCGTTGTACTACGAGTTAAAAATGTGCGTGGTGATCTGGTTGGTGTCGCCGTACACCAGAGGAGCCGGTCTGATCTTCAGGAAGTTCCTGCACCCGCTGCTGGCCTCCAGAGAGAGG gagatAGATGATTACATCGTTCAGGCCAAAGAGAAGAGTTATGAGACCATGGTGAACCTTGGAAGGCAAAGCCTCAGTGTTGCTGCTTCAGTCGCTGTCACTGCTGCTGTCAAg ggaCAGGGTGCCATCAGTGAGCGTCTAAGGAGCTTTAGTATTCCTGACCTCACCCAGGTTCCGTCCAGCCAATCAGCATTCGCGAAACCGGCCCAGCTGGGCATTGAGAGTGAAGACCCCAGCACCCAGGGCTCTG AGTACAAGCAGGCAGGACACAGGGAGGAAGTAGATGGGACGTGTTCAGAGGACGACTCATCGTTGCCAAAGGGTCTGCGCAGAACTCAGAGTGTGAAGATGAGCCGTGCCAAAGTTGTACGCAAAGAG tctCGTTACAGCTCCCTGAAAATTAAAACCAGAAGGAGGCCAGTGATCGCTGCCAACACGTTTGAACAGCCATGA